From Bacteroidales bacterium:
AGAGCTTTAACGTCGGGATTTTTTGAAGCAGCAAGGGAAACAAAGGGTTCTGAAATAACCCCCATGGAGGCCCTGCCGGCAGTGATAGCGCTGGCCAGTTCAAAATGGCCATTGAAGGTGTAATCAAGCTCAACATCTTTCTCCGGATTAATGTGATTTGCCTTCAGAATATAGCGAAAAACAATATCAGGGGTAGCACCGCGGGCCATGAGATAAACGGTTTTGCCGCGCAGGTCGTCAATTGACCTGACCGAGGTGTCTGTGCCGGCAAGGTACATGCTTCCCCAGACGGGAACAGCGGCAAGAACATATTCCGATACCCCCTTGTTGTAAAGAACTGCAGCCATATTGGCAGGCAGAAGCACAATATCGGCCTGTTTCCTTATCATCAGGGCCTTTACCTGATCGGGTTCGTTATATATTCTGAATTCAGCTTGTTTTCCACGGTCGGAGAATCCTTCATTGATCATTTTAATCATGCTGATGGCAGAGGGGCCTTTCAGAACAGCGACCTGAAAACGGCCATCTTTGCCTGAAGGCGGATTCCCGCAACCGAAAAGGAAAACAACAAAACCGATAACCCAGAATTGACGAAACATAACTAACAGAATAATTCAGCAAATATAGGAAAGAATGCAGGATTCCATT
This genomic window contains:
- a CDS encoding ABC transporter substrate-binding protein; amino-acid sequence: MFRQFWVIGFVVFLFGCGNPPSGKDGRFQVAVLKGPSAISMIKMINEGFSDRGKQAEFRIYNEPDQVKALMIRKQADIVLLPANMAAVLYNKGVSEYVLAAVPVWGSMYLAGTDTSVRSIDDLRGKTVYLMARGATPDIVFRYILKANHINPEKDVELDYTFNGHFELASAITAGRASMGVISEPFVSLAASKNPDVKALIDLEKVWDRIHADSVPMVQTAVMIKRDFLENNKDVVKEFFRNYSEAITWLGDHYYEAGRLMVKYDIVLDEEVARNSLHRIHIRFAFARDEQEKIDRYWRILFTFNPAAVGGRLPDEHFYAEIDR